The proteins below are encoded in one region of Hordeum vulgare subsp. vulgare chromosome 3H, MorexV3_pseudomolecules_assembly, whole genome shotgun sequence:
- the LOC123440031 gene encoding uncharacterized protein LOC123440031, producing the protein MEAEAFPIRFTKGIRSYWRRSKYQRVDGGTAGRGTRHLVRLGDGGGSGDHKAWGVRLGGMFRVRVKAPASAVAAAKAPTRVLGRIRDAYVDAMLGAAKKHSATTHTLPSGQVPEALWQKRVPVRRSRSQAQVRQKADELGQRLVLEMYKSVRASRDLAGMLEASRAR; encoded by the coding sequence ATGGAAGCCGAGGCCTTCCCGATACGGTTCACCAAGGGCATACGGTCCTACTGGCGCCGGAGCAAGTACCAGCGCGTGGACGGCGGCACGGCGGGCCGGGGCACGCGCCACCTGGTGCggctcggggacggcggcggCAGCGGTGACCACAAGGCGTGGGGCGTGCGGCTCGGCGGCATGTTCCGTGTGCGCGTCAAGGCGCCGGCCTCGGCCGTGGCCGCGGCGAAGGCCCCGACGCGCGTGCTCGGGCGGATAAGGGACGCATACGTGGACGCCATGCTCGGCGCGGCCAAGaagcactcggcgacgacgcacaCGCTGCCGAGCGGGCAGGTCCCGGAGGCGCTGTGGCAGAAGCGGGTGCCCGTGCGCCGGTCGCGCAGCCAGGCGCAGGTCCGGCAGAAGGCGGATGAGCTGGGCCAGAGGCTCGTCCTCGAGATGTACAAGTCCGTGCGCGCGTCGAGGGACCTCGCCGGCATGCTCGAAGCATCTAGGGCGCGCTAG